A window of the Branchiibius hedensis genome harbors these coding sequences:
- a CDS encoding DUF1295 domain-containing protein — translation MNLDIQNLRRVAGVSALAVTAIQTVTAAVAIPRQRRDYADGAWGPGLAAVAITGAALGTGDPVRRWTTAALTTAWAARLEHLMLGRLRGKDTEDDRYTDFLAGSSTAAVIGKVFVTQAVSQLLVSAPTQVAAASTLPKGRRRLLFPLGVAIMVTGAVVEGVADRQKDTYSAQPREERPSVLDTGLWAWSRHPNYFGDSLFWDGAYVAAAASPPAGWTFPAPIAMNYFLIYATGAKRTETKMQDRPGYRDYQKRVSFFFPWPGKHA, via the coding sequence ATGAATCTCGACATCCAGAACCTCCGACGCGTCGCAGGCGTATCCGCCCTCGCGGTGACGGCGATCCAAACCGTGACCGCCGCCGTTGCGATCCCGCGACAACGACGCGACTACGCCGACGGGGCGTGGGGTCCCGGACTGGCCGCCGTGGCCATCACCGGCGCGGCGCTGGGCACCGGTGATCCGGTACGCCGATGGACCACTGCCGCTCTCACGACCGCCTGGGCCGCGCGGCTGGAGCATCTGATGCTCGGTCGCTTGCGCGGCAAAGACACCGAGGACGACCGCTACACCGACTTCCTCGCGGGATCCTCGACGGCCGCAGTCATCGGCAAGGTGTTTGTGACACAGGCTGTTTCCCAACTACTCGTGTCGGCGCCCACACAGGTGGCAGCAGCCTCGACCCTCCCCAAAGGTCGGCGCCGACTGTTGTTCCCCCTCGGCGTCGCCATCATGGTCACCGGCGCAGTCGTCGAGGGGGTCGCCGACCGGCAGAAGGACACCTACTCAGCGCAACCCCGTGAGGAACGCCCGTCGGTGCTCGACACCGGTCTGTGGGCGTGGTCACGGCATCCGAACTACTTCGGGGACTCGCTGTTCTGGGACGGGGCCTACGTCGCTGCCGCTGCATCGCCACCGGCAGGGTGGACCTTCCCGGCGCCGATTGCGATGAACTACTTCCTGATCTATGCGACCGGCGCGAAACGCACTGAGACAAAGATGCAGGACCGGCCCGGTTACCGCGATTATCAGA